The DNA segment CCAGGGCATGACTCAAAAGCGGGGTGACGCAGATGATCCACTTCAGGGCGACTAGCAAGCCAGTTAGCCACTTTTAATGCATTTTGTTCATGCTGGGCTAAACGAATACCCAAGGTCCTCAGCCCTCGGCTAGCAAGGTATACATCATCTGGTGAGGTGCATTGACCAAGCAGGTAACTATTTTCTCGTAGTTGTTCCCAATGTTTTTCGTTCGCGGTGGCGGTGCCCATCATCACATCTGAATGACCAACAATGTACTTTGTCGCCGCTTGAATTGAGATATCGACGCCCATCTCAAATGGACGCGAGTTTATTGGCGATGCCCAGGTATTATCGAGCATCACCACGATATCGTGTTGGTGGGCTATACGGCTCAGTGTTGGCACATCTTGCACTTCCATGGTGATTGAACCTGGAGACTCTAGGAACAGCACCTTGGTGTTAGGCTGGATTAACGCTTCGATGCCATCACCAATCATAGGATCGTAATAGGTGGTTTCGATGCCGTAACCCGCAAGTAATTTATGACACAGATCGCGAGTGGGCTCATAGACGCTATCGACCATAAGCAGATGATCACCCGCTTTTAAAAATGACAGTAGACTATTACTGATGGCAGCACTTCCTGACGGATACAGCGCCGTACCTACGCCGCCTTCGAGTTCGGCTATGGCTGCTTGAAACGCAAAATGAGTGGGTCCGCCGCGACGACCATAAAACAGTTCGCCGTTGGCTTTGTTTTTAGCCGCAAAACGGAGATCTTCCATGGTATCGAACACCATCGTCGAGGCTCGGTAAACTGGCGGGTTAATCACCCCTTGGGTCCATTTCTTATCTCGGCCTAGACTGATTATCTGCGTTTCTTTTTTCATCGGTCGAATTCCATTAGTTTGTATTTTTAGCCATCTTAACATCTAAACGGCCAAAATAAAGTGTCATTATCTTCAACATTCGCTTTCAGGAGCAGTTTTCAATTTTGCCATTGTTTGAAACAGGCCTAACACTTTTAAAGACCTTCTTTGCTTATTGGTAGTTTAATCGTGATCTTAACGCCGCTAACATTTCCGGCCTTATCTTGGGTATTACAGGCGCTAATTTTACCGTCATGAAATTGGCAAATAAGTCTAGCGATATAAAGACCCAAGCCTAGGTGCGGCTTATCTTGGGCTTTTTGCGCTCGCACAGATACCATGGACTCAAAAATCTGCTCAGCCATGTTCTCTGGTAGTGCCGGCCCTTGGTTACTGACGCTCAGTACGGCGAATTTATTTTTCAGTTTTAGCACAACATTAATTGAGCTGTCGGGATGGCTAAACTCTTGGGCGTTAGCGATGAGTTTATCCATTAGCTGGGCGATATATTCAGGCACCCCTAATACCGCAATACTCTCTTGGGTAATATCGAGCTCAAATGCTTGATTGGGGTAGGTCATTTGATAGCCCTGCATGCAGCCGTTGATGACTTTTTCTAGCGGAAAAACAGTAGTGTCGGCATGAGATAAGCTTGCTTCTAAACGAGTGGCTTCGCTCATATTGTTTAAGATCATATTCAGGCGATTAACGCCTTCTTGTGCCCGGTCAACATATTTGCGACTATCGGGGCTAAGCTGTTGCAGGCCAAGATGCTCTAGCGATGAGCGCACCACTGCAACGGGGGTGCGCAGCTCGTGAGATAAACGCGAAGACATGTTTTCTAAGTAATGAGTATATTGGCTTAAGCGGCTAACGATACTGGCGAAACTTCGCGATAGATCGCCGATCTCATCACGGACTTTAGAGCCCTGAATTTCATTTTTTATTCGCCCTTGGCTATCGATCGCTTGCTCGGCTTCGTCACGCAATTTGCGAATACGGCTTGAGATATTCGAAGCAAAGAAAAATAGCGCTAAGGTGCCCATACTCATGATGGTTAAAATCACGTTAAACAGCTTTTCTAAGGCTTTGTTTCTTAAGGTTCGAATGCCGTGAGTGGTTTCTTCGGCAATCACCACTCCCATCACTTTATCATCAATCCAAATAGGGCTAGCGGCCGCGAGCACCACCGCTTTGTTGTCGGGGGTTAAGCGCCACGTTGAGCCTTGCTCGCCGTTTAAGGCTTTAGAGATATGACTCCCTTGCAACACAGTGGAGTCTTGCAAGGAATCGATAAAGTCTTTAGCTGGTGTGGTCAGAATTTTGTAGTAAAGCGGATGCAAGTATTTATGTTTGAATTGCTCCCAGCCAGAGTTGTCATCGTTATCGACATTAGCACGTGACCAGACGCTATTATCTGAGCGAATATCGCCGGACTTTGCTAATACGCGGCCGTGTTTATCGACCACCCAAATACGAGAGCTATTATGGCTCATGCCTTTAATAATACTTTCGATTTCAGGTGAGGGGACAAGTACGGTGCCCAGCTTGCTGACATCATCGATTGCTGAGGTACCGACCACGGCATCTAATACGCGGCTTTTTTTATCGTTTACGTCATAAACGGCAAAGCCGAGTTTACTGCCGACCATATTAAGCGGGATCCTGAGTTCGACATTGTAGCCTTGTTTACTCTTGGTCCACTTACCCTGAATTTTAACTTCCGGTGTTACAGGGGTTGAAAGGCTAGGATCTTCAGGCAGTTCGAAGGCGCTTATCCAGCCATCTTGTGTGGTTGCAACAATATAACGGCGAAACTTGCCATCGGGTGCGAGTGTAGCGATGGCAATATGATCGTTATTATCTATGCTAAGACTGTTTTTTCCGCGGTAAACAACGTGTGGATCGCTAACTTCGAAAAAGGCGTACAGATAGCCGGCGTATTTGCCTACCATATGGGTAAAGCTGAGGTTTAACGGCTGGTTTTCATTACGTTTATAGATTTGATAATCATCGCCGTAATTAAGTGCACGATGGCGATAGCTACTCCAATCCGCCAGTTTACCGTCGAGTTGAATAGGCCCTGAAAGTGGGTAAGCGTACAGATCGCGGCCCTTTTCAACCTGAGTTAAAAAGCTTGCTTGGCTATCAAAGAGTTTTGGTCTTTCGTGCAGGGCGGTTGCCAGTGCTTGGGTTGTGCCTTCTAAGGTTTTCTCTTGGCCGTGGCGCAGGTATTTCTCCATCTCCCACACGTACTGATAACCTAACCAAGGTAAGCAGAGTAAGAACAAAGACAATACTGCGACTTTAGTGCGCAGCCCGATTGGCAAATTAAACATGGCGTAACAACTACCTAAATGATGGCCATTAATTATGACCTGAAGATGACTCGACTATAACCCTATCCATGAGTTAACTAATGAGCCTGTTTATAAACTAATTCATTAACTATTTATATCGCAGAAATGATGAGCTACAGACTGTGACAAACCACATTGATGATCGCGGCTAATTGTGAGAGTCCCAGCGATAGCCCATGCCGTATACGGTATCGATACAATCAAAGTTAGGGTCTTGGGCGATAAACTTCTTTCTAATACGTTTTACATGGGAAGTAATCGTCGAATCATCGACGAATATTTTCGCTTCTTGCATCAACTCTTGACGTTGGCGTACATGTCCAGGGCGCTTAGCGAGCGCGTGCACCATCCAAAATTCGGTTACGGTAAGCTCAATCTGTATAGCGTTCCAAAATACCTGCATGCGGTTAACATCGATTGTAAGCAGGCCATGTTCAACGATATGGCTTTCATCATTGCTGACATTTTTTAGATCTGAGCGTCTGAACAGTGCGGCCAATCTGGCGATAAGATGTGGAAAGCTGACATCTTTGCTCAAGTAATCATCGGCACCAAGGCGCAGGCCACATACGGTATCAAAATCACTGTCGCGCGCGGTCAAAAAAATAATTGGCAGGGTGCTAGACATGGCTCTCAATGATTGGCACAGAGTAAAACCGCCATCGATTTCATTTTCAAGGCCGATATCGATAATCGCCAGATCGGGCAGACGGGTGTTAAACGCCAACATCGCTTGCGGGCGGTTGGCATAAGCTTGTACACAATAACCTTGTTGCTGCAAAACCTCTTTGTAGTTTTCTCTGATCGCAGCTTCATCTTCTACTATGGCAATTCGTTTCATACGTCTTAATGATGGCCTTAACTGTCTAATTGATTGTGACTATACAGGAAAATATTACTGTTTGAAGACGTGAACCGTGATTGCCATTTTGTTGCCACAATTGAACCTCAAAACGACACTTTTGCTCCCCTTAAAAGCCATTTCGGTAGGTTTTAATAGTCTCATCGAATAAAGAGCAGTTAATAAACTTTAAAACGGCAAGCTCAACTCGCTAATTTTAATTTAGTTTAAAAATTAACATCCCAAGGGGAATAACATGAAAAAACAATTTATCTCAACTCTAGTCATTAGCGCATTAGTATTTTCAACTCAGGTATCAGCTGAGCAGGTTGTAGACACTGAGCGCAGTAATAATGAAGAACTTATCGGCCTAACTTCTGGCATTGTGCTTGGTGCAGTGGTTGGCGGCCCTGTCGGAGCAATCATCGGTGCCTTTACCGGCACATTGGTGGGGAAATCGGTAGGCGATGATGGTGAATTGCAAACACAACAAGTCATGCTCGATGAAAAAGAGCAGGAGCTTATTGTACTGAATCAGCAAAACCAATCGCTAGTTGAGCTTTCAGATCAGTATGAGCAAGCACAGCAACAGCTTACCAGCTTAAAAATGGCGCAGGAGCAGAAGTTAACTGAATTGGCATTAGGGCTGAACGTGCAGTTTAAAACGGGCTCTTCGACTATCGAGCCTCACTTTCAAAACCAGCTCAATGATATTGCTTATGCGATGTCCCTCTCTCCTGAATTGACACTGGACTTGACAGGTTACGCTGACCGTCGTGGTGATGGTGATTATAACCAAGCGTTATCAGAGCAGCGTGTAGCAGAAGTCAAAAATTATCTAATAGAGCAGGGCGTTGCAGAGGCGCGTTTGCATAATCAAGCCTACGGCGATTCATCACCTTTGATGGCGGAGCAAAGTTTTGAGAATGACTTTTTTGATCGTCGCGTGACATTGAAGTTGCAAAATCAAGAAAGCGCCTTGGCTGCCAATTAAGCCTACTAATTTAACCGTAAATTTAACCGTAAGCACCTGTTTGGCCATGTGAGCTAGGCAGGTTAGCACTGCCACAGAGTCTATCTAATCGAGCCTTTGTGGTAGATAAGTAAAAGGAGTAACAGATGGCTGCGTATTTATTAGAGCGTGGTTTAGCGAATGGTCTAGAGCGTATCGCTAACCTTAGTCATCGCCAGGGAGGCTCATATTTTGGCGCTCTTATGGCAAAGAAAGTACCTATTGTGACAGTGATGCTATCGCTGCTGAATTTATCCGTCACTCGTTTATCAGTGCTTAGTTTATCAGTGCTTAGTTTATCACTACTTAGCTTATTAGTGCCGCAAAGTGCGATGGCGTCATCGTCAACAGTGCCCATTTCCATGGCTGAAATGAAGCAAGCAGGCTTGATATTTGAAAGTGAACAGGGAGAGCTGACCATAGCGCTGCCAATGAAAACCGATGTCAGTATGCATGTCTCTGGTTGGGTTAACCGAGTATCTGTCCGCCACGAATTCAAAAACATGTCGAGTGAGTGGGTAAATGGTCAGTATCTATTTCCTTTACCGAATGAAGCGGCGGTTGACCAACTTAAGCTACATATTGGCGCTAGAGTGATTGAAGGGCAGATCCAGCCTAAAGCAAAGGCAAAAGCGATATATGAGCAAGCTAAGGTAGAAGGTAAAAAGGCTAGTTTACTGGAGCAAAAGCGGGCCAATATTTTTAGTGCTCAGGTGGCAAATTTGGCACCAAATGAAATGTTGATTGTCGAGCTTACCTATCAAGAAACGCTAGACTATAAAGATGGTGCATTTAGCCTACGCTTCCCTATGGTGATCGCGCCAAGATATGCCCCTAGGCAAGAAGCCGACAGCTATAACAAACTTAATAAACCTCAGGCCCTTAGCCAGCAGATTATTAACGGTACTAAGCTAAATTATAAGCAAAGTAATGAGCTAATTGATATTAACAAAAGTGTCTATGCGCATAGCGCTGTCGTTAAGGCCGAAGATGAAGCGTTAGAATCTGAAGCATTAGAATCTAGAGAACGGCAAAATCGAGTCTCGATGACAGTTACTTTTGATGCGGCAATGCCAATAGAGAATATTGTCAGCCCTTATCATGGTATTAGCATTAATATGGTCGAAAATGCTGCGGCTCAAGTGTCGTTAGATAACTATGCCGTTGCGAATCGTGATTTTGTGCTGACTTGGCAACCCGTGCAAGGTAGTGAGCCTACGGCAGCCGTATTTTCTCAACAAGGCAAAACTCATGCTGAGTTAGCCTCACAAGTTACCGCAGGCGATACCTCGTTCAATCAGGGGGGCGCTAAAAGTAAGCTAAGCCCCCAATCTCAACCAGAACCACAGTCGCAATTACAAGTACAAGATAGCAAGCAACAGACACTGTCGAAAAAAGCATTAGAAAAATATGCCTTGGTGATGTTAATGCCACCTCAAGGGAGTGACGATGAGTCATCATCGATTGCACGAGAGTTGGTCTTGGTCATCGATACATCGGGTTCGATGTCGGGGGATGCCATCATTCAGGCAAAATCAGCGCTGAAATATGCATTAGCAGGGCTGCGCCCCCAAGATAGTTTCAATGTATTGCAGTTCAACTCCACAGTTGAGCGGTGGTCTAGGCATGTAATGCCTGCAACGGCAATTAATCTTGGCCGAGCACAAAATTATATCAATGGTTTACAAGCTGATGGTGGCACTGAGATGTCTTTAGCGCTCGATGCCGCACTAACTAAGCTTGACAATGATCGCGGCCATAATAGTAAGCCTGTTCATGACGATGACAGATATCAGAGCAGCAATGAGACCCTTGAACAAAGCGCTGCGACACCATTACGGCAAGTGTTATTTATTACCGACGGAGCCGTGGCTAATGAGTCTAGGTTATTTGAGCAGATAAAAAATCAATTAGGTGAAAGCCGCTTATTTACTATCGGAATAGGCTCGGCACCCAATGCGCATTTTATGCAAAGAGCGGCAGAGGTTGGCAGGGGAACTTATACCTATATTGGTAAACTTGATGAGGTAAACCAAAAAGTGGTGTCGCTATTGGAGAAAATAGAGAAGCCTCAAGTTACCGATGTCGAACTTCATTTTAGTGATGGCAGTGTACCGGACTATTGGCCAGTCCGTATTCCAGATCTTTATGCTCACGAGCCAGTACTGGTCGCCCTGCGTATTCCAAGCTATGTCAGTGATGACTTATTGATCCAGGGGCAATTAGCGGGGCAATTTTGGCAGCGACGCTTACCACTTAATAGCGCAGCTCAAGTTAACGACTTAGAGCAAGCTAAAGGCTTAGACTTAATATGGGCAAGAAAGCAGATCGCCGCCCTAGAGCTTAGTAAGCAAACAGCGAATAAAGAGAGGATTGAAAAACAGATCACGGCGATAGCGATGAAGTTTCATATCATGAGTGCTTATACAAGCCTAGTTGCGGTTGATGTCACGCCGGTAAAACCGACAAGTATTGCAGCAAAAGAGGCTAGGGTGATCCAGC comes from the Shewanella halifaxensis HAW-EB4 genome and includes:
- a CDS encoding cystathionine beta-lyase, whose protein sequence is MKKETQIISLGRDKKWTQGVINPPVYRASTMVFDTMEDLRFAAKNKANGELFYGRRGGPTHFAFQAAIAELEGGVGTALYPSGSAAISNSLLSFLKAGDHLLMVDSVYEPTRDLCHKLLAGYGIETTYYDPMIGDGIEALIQPNTKVLFLESPGSITMEVQDVPTLSRIAHQHDIVVMLDNTWASPINSRPFEMGVDISIQAATKYIVGHSDVMMGTATANEKHWEQLRENSYLLGQCTSPDDVYLASRGLRTLGIRLAQHEQNALKVANWLASRPEVDHLRHPAFESCPGHEFFKRDFSASNGLFSFVLKQGDVHSVTAFVENMQHFKMGFSWGGFESLILGVFGIDKLRTATQWDSSKPLIRLHIGLENVDDLIADLEAAFERYNRVLNA
- the pdsS gene encoding proteobacterial dedicated sortase system histidine kinase translates to MFNLPIGLRTKVAVLSLFLLCLPWLGYQYVWEMEKYLRHGQEKTLEGTTQALATALHERPKLFDSQASFLTQVEKGRDLYAYPLSGPIQLDGKLADWSSYRHRALNYGDDYQIYKRNENQPLNLSFTHMVGKYAGYLYAFFEVSDPHVVYRGKNSLSIDNNDHIAIATLAPDGKFRRYIVATTQDGWISAFELPEDPSLSTPVTPEVKIQGKWTKSKQGYNVELRIPLNMVGSKLGFAVYDVNDKKSRVLDAVVGTSAIDDVSKLGTVLVPSPEIESIIKGMSHNSSRIWVVDKHGRVLAKSGDIRSDNSVWSRANVDNDDNSGWEQFKHKYLHPLYYKILTTPAKDFIDSLQDSTVLQGSHISKALNGEQGSTWRLTPDNKAVVLAAASPIWIDDKVMGVVIAEETTHGIRTLRNKALEKLFNVILTIMSMGTLALFFFASNISSRIRKLRDEAEQAIDSQGRIKNEIQGSKVRDEIGDLSRSFASIVSRLSQYTHYLENMSSRLSHELRTPVAVVRSSLEHLGLQQLSPDSRKYVDRAQEGVNRLNMILNNMSEATRLEASLSHADTTVFPLEKVINGCMQGYQMTYPNQAFELDITQESIAVLGVPEYIAQLMDKLIANAQEFSHPDSSINVVLKLKNKFAVLSVSNQGPALPENMAEQIFESMVSVRAQKAQDKPHLGLGLYIARLICQFHDGKISACNTQDKAGNVSGVKITIKLPISKEGL
- the pdsR gene encoding proteobacterial dedicated sortase system response regulator, translated to MKRIAIVEDEAAIRENYKEVLQQQGYCVQAYANRPQAMLAFNTRLPDLAIIDIGLENEIDGGFTLCQSLRAMSSTLPIIFLTARDSDFDTVCGLRLGADDYLSKDVSFPHLIARLAALFRRSDLKNVSNDESHIVEHGLLTIDVNRMQVFWNAIQIELTVTEFWMVHALAKRPGHVRQRQELMQEAKIFVDDSTITSHVKRIRKKFIAQDPNFDCIDTVYGMGYRWDSHN
- the pdsO gene encoding sortase-associated OmpA-like protein PdsO, with product MKKQFISTLVISALVFSTQVSAEQVVDTERSNNEELIGLTSGIVLGAVVGGPVGAIIGAFTGTLVGKSVGDDGELQTQQVMLDEKEQELIVLNQQNQSLVELSDQYEQAQQQLTSLKMAQEQKLTELALGLNVQFKTGSSTIEPHFQNQLNDIAYAMSLSPELTLDLTGYADRRGDGDYNQALSEQRVAEVKNYLIEQGVAEARLHNQAYGDSSPLMAEQSFENDFFDRRVTLKLQNQESALAAN
- a CDS encoding marine proteobacterial sortase target protein codes for the protein MAAYLLERGLANGLERIANLSHRQGGSYFGALMAKKVPIVTVMLSLLNLSVTRLSVLSLSVLSLSLLSLLVPQSAMASSSTVPISMAEMKQAGLIFESEQGELTIALPMKTDVSMHVSGWVNRVSVRHEFKNMSSEWVNGQYLFPLPNEAAVDQLKLHIGARVIEGQIQPKAKAKAIYEQAKVEGKKASLLEQKRANIFSAQVANLAPNEMLIVELTYQETLDYKDGAFSLRFPMVIAPRYAPRQEADSYNKLNKPQALSQQIINGTKLNYKQSNELIDINKSVYAHSAVVKAEDEALESEALESRERQNRVSMTVTFDAAMPIENIVSPYHGISINMVENAAAQVSLDNYAVANRDFVLTWQPVQGSEPTAAVFSQQGKTHAELASQVTAGDTSFNQGGAKSKLSPQSQPEPQSQLQVQDSKQQTLSKKALEKYALVMLMPPQGSDDESSSIARELVLVIDTSGSMSGDAIIQAKSALKYALAGLRPQDSFNVLQFNSTVERWSRHVMPATAINLGRAQNYINGLQADGGTEMSLALDAALTKLDNDRGHNSKPVHDDDRYQSSNETLEQSAATPLRQVLFITDGAVANESRLFEQIKNQLGESRLFTIGIGSAPNAHFMQRAAEVGRGTYTYIGKLDEVNQKVVSLLEKIEKPQVTDVELHFSDGSVPDYWPVRIPDLYAHEPVLVALRIPSYVSDDLLIQGQLAGQFWQRRLPLNSAAQVNDLEQAKGLDLIWARKQIAALELSKQTANKERIEKQITAIAMKFHIMSAYTSLVAVDVTPVKPTSIAAKEARVIQHLPSGWQRLSQTLPQTGTNSFVFMIFGTTLLLLAALYRLSFRRTDISEPSCG